In a single window of the Notamacropus eugenii isolate mMacEug1 chromosome 4, mMacEug1.pri_v2, whole genome shotgun sequence genome:
- the LOC140500236 gene encoding uncharacterized protein isoform X2, with translation MQRLPLESSQGVMDLISLSCHLFSFLVPILFLEISTLASGKFSVTGPPGPIQVSVGEVAELPCHLSPAQSAEDMGVVWFQSTRVVHLYQDGEDQFGDQDPNYQGRTELVRDSISSGNVTLKIRDVRLLDEGRYRCHFENGFDQEEADVILKVSGEEVKPVLVFWMVLFIAYIAAFWVLTFGFFTWFILRYQEYLTQTSPWMWEINGILVVSWSFEIGIALYFLWILLRCQGFSHQRESDKLDWMDWVTFLITLFLPWRMTTTLFTLFKGLCCCRNQRLLPGSERSPKSSPQSLCSVDPMAGCRITKATLEDGL, from the exons ATGCAGAGGCTGCCTTTGGAATCATCACAGG GTGTGATGGATttaatcagtctctcatgccacttattcagtttccttgtccccattctcttccttgagaTATCCACATTGGCCTCAG GGAAATTCTCAGTGACCGGACCTCCAGGACCTATCCAAGTCTCAGTGGGAGAAGTTGCAGAGTTGCCATGTCACCTCTCCCCAGCACAAAGTGCAGAGGACATGGGGGTGGTCTGGTTCCAATCCACTCGGGTAGTACATCTCTATCAAGATGGGGAAGATCAATTTGGAGACCAGGACCCTAATTACCAAGGGAGGACAGAACTAGTGAGAGATTCTATCTCTAGTGGGAATGTCACTCTGAAGATACGGGACGTGAGACTCTTGGATGAAGGAAGATACAGATGTCATTTTGAAAATGGTTTTGATCAAGAGGAAGCTGATGTAATATTAAAAGTCTCAG GTGAAGAAGTTAAGCCAGTGTTGGTTTTCTGGATGGTCCTCTTCATTGCATACATAGCTGCCTTCTGGGTACTGACATTTGGCTTTTTCACATGGTTCATCCTGAGATACCAAG AATATCTTACTCAGACCAGTCCCTGGATGTGGGAAATAAATGGTATCCTGGTTGTGTCTTGGTCATTTGAAATTGGAATTGCCTTGTATTTCCTGTGGATCCTGCTACGATGCCAAG GGTTTTCTCACCAGAGAGAATCTGACAAGCTTGACTGGATGGACTGGGTGACCTTTCTGATCACACTTTTCCTGCCCTGGAGAATGACCACAACACTTTTTACCCTGTTCAAAGGACTGTGCTGCTGTCGAAATCAAAG GTTGCTGCCAGGATCTGAGAGAAGCCCCAAGTCCAGCCCCCAAAGTCTCTGCTCTGTGGATCCAATGGCTGGCTGTAGGATCACAAAGGCAACCTTGGAAGATGGTCTCTGA
- the LOC140500236 gene encoding uncharacterized protein isoform X4 produces MQRLPLESSQGVMDLISLSCHLFSFLVPILFLEISTLASGKFSVTGPPGPIQVSVGEVAELPCHLSPAQSAEDMGVVWFQSTRVVHLYQDGEDQFGDQDPNYQGRTELVRDSISSGNVTLKIRDVRLLDEGRYRCHFENGFDQEEADVILKVSGEEVKPVLVFWMVLFIAYIAAFWVLTFGFFTWFILRYQEYLTQTSPWMWEINGILVVSWSFEIGIALYFLWILLRCQGCCQDLREAPSPAPKVSALWIQWLAVGSQRQPWKMVSDPEETGKPFRTCFPQAMAAS; encoded by the exons ATGCAGAGGCTGCCTTTGGAATCATCACAGG GTGTGATGGATttaatcagtctctcatgccacttattcagtttccttgtccccattctcttccttgagaTATCCACATTGGCCTCAG GGAAATTCTCAGTGACCGGACCTCCAGGACCTATCCAAGTCTCAGTGGGAGAAGTTGCAGAGTTGCCATGTCACCTCTCCCCAGCACAAAGTGCAGAGGACATGGGGGTGGTCTGGTTCCAATCCACTCGGGTAGTACATCTCTATCAAGATGGGGAAGATCAATTTGGAGACCAGGACCCTAATTACCAAGGGAGGACAGAACTAGTGAGAGATTCTATCTCTAGTGGGAATGTCACTCTGAAGATACGGGACGTGAGACTCTTGGATGAAGGAAGATACAGATGTCATTTTGAAAATGGTTTTGATCAAGAGGAAGCTGATGTAATATTAAAAGTCTCAG GTGAAGAAGTTAAGCCAGTGTTGGTTTTCTGGATGGTCCTCTTCATTGCATACATAGCTGCCTTCTGGGTACTGACATTTGGCTTTTTCACATGGTTCATCCTGAGATACCAAG AATATCTTACTCAGACCAGTCCCTGGATGTGGGAAATAAATGGTATCCTGGTTGTGTCTTGGTCATTTGAAATTGGAATTGCCTTGTATTTCCTGTGGATCCTGCTACGATGCCAAG GTTGCTGCCAGGATCTGAGAGAAGCCCCAAGTCCAGCCCCCAAAGTCTCTGCTCTGTGGATCCAATGGCTGGCTGTAGGATCACAAAGGCAACCTTGGAAGATGGTCTCTGACCCTGAAGAGACTGGAAAGCCCTTCCGTACGTGCTTTCCTCAAGCCATGGCAGCCAGTTaa
- the LOC140500236 gene encoding uncharacterized protein isoform X1, whose amino-acid sequence MQRLPLESSQGVMDLISLSCHLFSFLVPILFLEISTLASGKFSVTGPPGPIQVSVGEVAELPCHLSPAQSAEDMGVVWFQSTRVVHLYQDGEDQFGDQDPNYQGRTELVRDSISSGNVTLKIRDVRLLDEGRYRCHFENGFDQEEADVILKVSGEEVKPVLVFWMVLFIAYIAAFWVLTFGFFTWFILRYQEYLTQTSPWMWEINGILVVSWSFEIGIALYFLWILLRCQGFSHQRESDKLDWMDWVTFLITLFLPWRMTTTLFTLFKGLCCCRNQSCEIGEDLTLQGEREREMRLSWHQDTKLLPGSERSPKSSPQSLCSVDPMAGCRITKATLEDGL is encoded by the exons ATGCAGAGGCTGCCTTTGGAATCATCACAGG GTGTGATGGATttaatcagtctctcatgccacttattcagtttccttgtccccattctcttccttgagaTATCCACATTGGCCTCAG GGAAATTCTCAGTGACCGGACCTCCAGGACCTATCCAAGTCTCAGTGGGAGAAGTTGCAGAGTTGCCATGTCACCTCTCCCCAGCACAAAGTGCAGAGGACATGGGGGTGGTCTGGTTCCAATCCACTCGGGTAGTACATCTCTATCAAGATGGGGAAGATCAATTTGGAGACCAGGACCCTAATTACCAAGGGAGGACAGAACTAGTGAGAGATTCTATCTCTAGTGGGAATGTCACTCTGAAGATACGGGACGTGAGACTCTTGGATGAAGGAAGATACAGATGTCATTTTGAAAATGGTTTTGATCAAGAGGAAGCTGATGTAATATTAAAAGTCTCAG GTGAAGAAGTTAAGCCAGTGTTGGTTTTCTGGATGGTCCTCTTCATTGCATACATAGCTGCCTTCTGGGTACTGACATTTGGCTTTTTCACATGGTTCATCCTGAGATACCAAG AATATCTTACTCAGACCAGTCCCTGGATGTGGGAAATAAATGGTATCCTGGTTGTGTCTTGGTCATTTGAAATTGGAATTGCCTTGTATTTCCTGTGGATCCTGCTACGATGCCAAG GGTTTTCTCACCAGAGAGAATCTGACAAGCTTGACTGGATGGACTGGGTGACCTTTCTGATCACACTTTTCCTGCCCTGGAGAATGACCACAACACTTTTTACCCTGTTCAAAGGACTGTGCTGCTGTCGAAATCAAAG CTGTGAGATTGGTGAGGATCTGACCctgcaaggagagagagagagagagatgaggctCTCCTGGCATCAGGATACAAA GTTGCTGCCAGGATCTGAGAGAAGCCCCAAGTCCAGCCCCCAAAGTCTCTGCTCTGTGGATCCAATGGCTGGCTGTAGGATCACAAAGGCAACCTTGGAAGATGGTCTCTGA
- the LOC140500236 gene encoding uncharacterized protein isoform X3, with amino-acid sequence MQRLPLESSQGKFSVTGPPGPIQVSVGEVAELPCHLSPAQSAEDMGVVWFQSTRVVHLYQDGEDQFGDQDPNYQGRTELVRDSISSGNVTLKIRDVRLLDEGRYRCHFENGFDQEEADVILKVSGEEVKPVLVFWMVLFIAYIAAFWVLTFGFFTWFILRYQEYLTQTSPWMWEINGILVVSWSFEIGIALYFLWILLRCQGFSHQRESDKLDWMDWVTFLITLFLPWRMTTTLFTLFKGLCCCRNQSCEIGEDLTLQGEREREMRLSWHQDTKLLPGSERSPKSSPQSLCSVDPMAGCRITKATLEDGL; translated from the exons ATGCAGAGGCTGCCTTTGGAATCATCACAGG GGAAATTCTCAGTGACCGGACCTCCAGGACCTATCCAAGTCTCAGTGGGAGAAGTTGCAGAGTTGCCATGTCACCTCTCCCCAGCACAAAGTGCAGAGGACATGGGGGTGGTCTGGTTCCAATCCACTCGGGTAGTACATCTCTATCAAGATGGGGAAGATCAATTTGGAGACCAGGACCCTAATTACCAAGGGAGGACAGAACTAGTGAGAGATTCTATCTCTAGTGGGAATGTCACTCTGAAGATACGGGACGTGAGACTCTTGGATGAAGGAAGATACAGATGTCATTTTGAAAATGGTTTTGATCAAGAGGAAGCTGATGTAATATTAAAAGTCTCAG GTGAAGAAGTTAAGCCAGTGTTGGTTTTCTGGATGGTCCTCTTCATTGCATACATAGCTGCCTTCTGGGTACTGACATTTGGCTTTTTCACATGGTTCATCCTGAGATACCAAG AATATCTTACTCAGACCAGTCCCTGGATGTGGGAAATAAATGGTATCCTGGTTGTGTCTTGGTCATTTGAAATTGGAATTGCCTTGTATTTCCTGTGGATCCTGCTACGATGCCAAG GGTTTTCTCACCAGAGAGAATCTGACAAGCTTGACTGGATGGACTGGGTGACCTTTCTGATCACACTTTTCCTGCCCTGGAGAATGACCACAACACTTTTTACCCTGTTCAAAGGACTGTGCTGCTGTCGAAATCAAAG CTGTGAGATTGGTGAGGATCTGACCctgcaaggagagagagagagagagatgaggctCTCCTGGCATCAGGATACAAA GTTGCTGCCAGGATCTGAGAGAAGCCCCAAGTCCAGCCCCCAAAGTCTCTGCTCTGTGGATCCAATGGCTGGCTGTAGGATCACAAAGGCAACCTTGGAAGATGGTCTCTGA